A single genomic interval of Heteronotia binoei isolate CCM8104 ecotype False Entrance Well chromosome 11, APGP_CSIRO_Hbin_v1, whole genome shotgun sequence harbors:
- the WSB2 gene encoding WD repeat and SOCS box-containing protein 2, protein METPSGDPRRHRLLVAKEDAAVAAAAEGEPLLVAELKPGQPQPFYWKSTCETWSVAFSPDGAWFAWSQGHCVVKLLPWPLEESEQSCKTWERKSHYIKSEASGRGGEKEKTLECGQIVWGLAFSRWLPPSSRKHASCLVLATGLNDGQIKVWQVETGSLLFNLSGHLDVVRDLSFAPGESCSILVSASRDKTLRVWDLSQNGRQLQVLSGHVQWVYCCCISPDGHMLCSAAGEKSALLWSMHSYSLLRKLEGHQGCVVSCNFSPDSALLATGSYDASVILWDPCTGEQMRSLCHIPLQSSLDHSSDYHASSLRSVCFSPEGLYLATVADDRLLRIWALELGSPVSFAPVKNGLCCTYFPYGGIIATGTRDGHVQFWTAPQALSSLKHLCRKSIRHFLSTYQVLALPIPRKMKEFLTYRTL, encoded by the exons ATGGAGACGCCTTCGGGGGACCCTCGTCGGCATCGCCTGCTCGTGGCGAAGGAGGATGctgcggtggcggcggcggcggagg gtgaGCCCCTCCTAGTGGCTGAACTGAAGCCTGGGCAGCCCCAGCCATTCTACTGGAAATCAACTTGTGAGACGTGGAGCGTGGCCTTCTCCCCAGATGGTGCTTGGTTCGCTTGGTCTCAGGGCCACTGTGTCGTCAAGCTGCTCCCTTGGCCTTTGGAGGAATCTGAGCA GAGCTGCAAAACCTGGGAGCGCAAGAGCCACTATATCAAAAGTGAAGCCAGTGGTCGAGGAGGGGAAAAGGAGAAGACGTTGGAGTGTGGTCAGATTGTGTGGGGCTTGGCCTTTAGCCGATGGCTTCCTCCCAGCTCCAGAAAGCATGCTTCCTGCTTGGTTCTTGCCACGGGACTAAATGATGGGCAGATTAAAGTCTGGCAGGTGGAGACAG GGAGTTTGTTGTTCAACCTGTCTGGGCACCTGGATGTTGTGAGGGACCTGAGCTTTGCACCTGGTGAGAGCTGCTCCATCCTTGTCTCTGCTTCCCGAGACAAAACCCTGCGCGTCTGGGACCTGAGCCAGAATG GAAGACAACTCCAGGTGCTGTCTGGTCACGTGCAGTGGGTCTACTGCTGCTGCATCTCCCCCGATGGTCACATGTTGTGTTCAGCGGCTGGAGAGAAGTCG GCTCTCCTGTGGAGTATGCACTCCTACAGCCTCCTGCGGAAGCTGGAAGGACACCAGGGCTGTGTTGTATcatgcaacttctctccagatTCAGCGCTCCTTGCGACCGGCTCCTACGATGCCTCTGTGATCCTCTGGGACCCCTGTACAGGGGAGCAAATGAGATCCCTTTG CCACATTCCATTGCAGTCATCCCTGGACCATAGCAGTGACTACCACGCCAGCTCCTTACGATCTGTATGCTTCTCCCCTGAAGGACTTTATCTTGCAACAGTGGCAGATGACAG GCTGCTGAGGATCTGGGCCTTGGAGCTGGGAAGCCCAGTTTCTTTTGCCCCCGTGAAGAATGGACTCTGCTGTACTTACTTCCCATATGGTGGAATCATTGCTACGGG GACAAGAGATGGTCACGTCCAGTTTTGGACTGCCCCCCAGGCTCTTTCCTCCCTCAAGCACCTGTGTCGTAAATCCATCCGCCACTTCCTCTCGACTTACCAGGTTCTGGCACTGCCCATCCCCAGAAAGATGAAAGAGTTCCTCACCTACCGGACTTTGTGA